In the genome of Limnobaculum zhutongyuii, one region contains:
- the argB gene encoding acetylglutamate kinase — protein sequence MNPLIIKLGGALLDSDEAMERLFVALATYKQKHQRQLVIVHGGGCLVDELMKKLTLPVIRRNGLRVTPEDQIGTITGALAGTANKTLMAAAKKHDINAIGLCLADGNMVEVSQLSEDLGHVGEAKAGSNKLIQTLLAGDYLPIISSIGITPEGALMNVNADQAATALAATLGADLVLLSDVSGILDGKGQRIAELTADKAEKLIAQGIITDGMVVKVNAALDAARSLGRPVDIASWRNAEQLPALFNGVPVGTRILA from the coding sequence ATGAATCCATTAATTATTAAACTTGGCGGTGCGTTGCTGGACAGTGATGAAGCGATGGAACGTCTGTTTGTGGCCCTGGCAACGTACAAGCAAAAACATCAGCGTCAACTGGTGATTGTACACGGCGGCGGCTGTCTGGTTGATGAGCTGATGAAAAAACTGACTCTGCCGGTGATTCGTCGCAATGGTCTGCGCGTTACGCCTGAAGATCAAATCGGTACCATTACTGGCGCACTGGCAGGAACCGCGAATAAAACCCTGATGGCAGCGGCCAAAAAGCACGATATTAATGCCATTGGCTTGTGTCTGGCGGATGGCAATATGGTAGAAGTTAGCCAGCTTTCTGAAGATTTAGGTCACGTAGGTGAAGCCAAAGCGGGCAGCAATAAGCTGATTCAAACGCTGCTGGCCGGTGACTATTTACCGATTATCAGCTCCATTGGCATTACACCGGAAGGCGCGTTGATGAACGTCAATGCGGATCAGGCAGCTACAGCACTGGCGGCAACGTTGGGCGCTGATTTAGTTCTGTTGTCCGATGTCAGCGGTATTCTTGACGGTAAAGGTCAGCGCATTGCTGAACTTACCGCGGATAAAGCCGAAAAGCTGATTGCCCAGGGCATTATCACTGATGGCATGGTGGTAAAAGTGAATGCAGCACTGGATGCTGCCCGTTCATTGGGGCGCCCGGTGGATATTGCCAGCTGGCGCAATGCGGAACAGCTACCCGCATTATTTAATGGCGTTCCGGTAGGAACCCGTATTCTGGCCTAG
- the argE gene encoding acetylornithine deacetylase: MNKTLPSFIELYSKLIATPSISATDAALDQSNETLINLLAEWFTTLGFKVEVQPVPDTRNKFNLLASLGSGSGGLLLTGHTDTVPFDDGRWTRDPFTLTEHDNKLYGLGTADMKGFFAFILDALRDMDSSKLTKPLYVLATADEETSMAGARYFSSTSHLKPDCAIIGEPTSLQPVRAHKGHIAEAIRITGQSGHSSDPSRGINAIELMHDAIGHLMVLRDSLKERYHHPAFAIPYPTMNFGHVHGGDAPNRICACCELHMDIRPLPGLTLNDLDELVHQALEPVSSRWPGRVTIEHLHSPIPGYECAADNALVQVVEKLVGTPAEVVNYCTEAPFLQQMCPTLVLGPGSIDQAHQPDEFLATSFIQPTRQLLTQVIHHFCAEK; the protein is encoded by the coding sequence GTGAATAAAACATTACCCTCTTTTATCGAGTTGTACAGTAAGTTGATTGCCACGCCAAGCATTAGTGCTACCGATGCGGCGTTGGATCAGAGCAATGAGACACTGATTAACCTGCTGGCAGAATGGTTCACTACGCTGGGATTTAAGGTTGAAGTACAGCCCGTTCCCGATACCCGCAATAAATTTAACCTGCTGGCATCACTGGGTTCAGGATCTGGCGGACTGTTGTTAACGGGGCATACGGATACCGTTCCCTTTGATGACGGGCGCTGGACACGCGATCCGTTCACCCTGACCGAACATGACAACAAGTTATATGGTTTGGGAACTGCTGATATGAAAGGCTTCTTCGCTTTCATTCTGGATGCCTTAAGAGATATGGACAGCAGCAAGCTCACTAAACCACTGTATGTACTGGCTACAGCGGATGAAGAGACCTCAATGGCGGGTGCTCGTTACTTCTCCTCCACCAGTCATCTGAAACCGGACTGCGCCATTATTGGGGAACCCACCTCACTCCAGCCGGTACGAGCTCATAAAGGTCATATTGCGGAAGCTATTCGCATTACCGGTCAGTCCGGCCATTCCAGCGATCCATCGCGCGGTATTAACGCAATTGAACTGATGCATGATGCTATCGGTCATTTGATGGTACTGAGAGATTCACTCAAAGAGCGCTATCACCACCCGGCCTTTGCTATTCCATACCCAACCATGAACTTTGGTCATGTTCACGGTGGAGATGCCCCAAACCGTATCTGCGCCTGCTGTGAACTGCATATGGACATTCGCCCATTACCGGGCCTTACTCTGAATGATTTAGATGAACTGGTCCATCAGGCACTGGAACCGGTCAGCAGCCGCTGGCCGGGCCGGGTAACCATTGAGCACCTGCACAGCCCTATTCCCGGTTACGAATGCGCCGCTGACAATGCGCTGGTACAAGTAGTAGAGAAGCTGGTAGGTACCCCGGCCGAAGTGGTTAACTACTGTACCGAAGCACCTTTCCTGCAGCAAATGTGCCCAACGCTGGTACTGGGTCCCGGCTCTATCGATCAGGCGCATCAGCCCGATGAATTTCTCGCCACCTCTTTCATTCAACCAACCCGCCAGCTTTTGACCCAGGTTATTCACCACTTCTGCGCGGAAAAATAG
- a CDS encoding surface-adhesin E family protein — MKNKLIKLLVFSVALITAGCANDNFDEQELTFLNSDGERDIYLSKVNHTYNDNPVLSYFYYIQHYEEPKEVGGKEIGSSKSIFLFDCSIKNKFSLFPPVLYTTEYATGEPAYSLNLPGQWTIGETDDNLAGTLWKAACTEKYKELNPS, encoded by the coding sequence ATGAAAAATAAACTGATAAAACTATTGGTATTTTCGGTTGCATTAATAACCGCAGGTTGTGCGAATGATAATTTTGATGAGCAGGAACTGACTTTCTTAAACAGTGATGGTGAGAGAGATATTTATTTATCAAAAGTTAATCATACTTATAATGATAATCCGGTTTTATCCTATTTTTATTATATTCAGCACTATGAAGAGCCGAAAGAAGTCGGCGGAAAAGAGATTGGTTCATCCAAATCAATATTTCTGTTTGATTGCTCAATAAAAAATAAATTTTCTTTATTTCCACCAGTTTTATATACGACAGAATATGCCACTGGTGAGCCTGCATACAGTTTAAATTTACCGGGGCAATGGACTATTGGTGAAACAGACGATAATTTAGCCGGAACTTTATGGAAGGCGGCATGTACTGAAAAGTATAAAGAACTAAATCCATCATAA
- the argC gene encoding N-acetyl-gamma-glutamyl-phosphate reductase gives MLETLIVGASGYTGAELAAYLRRHPEIHIKGLMVSAQSADAGKIFSDLHPQLKGLVDLPLQPLTNVAEAAKGVDVVFLATAHEVSHDLAPQFLAAGCVVFDLSGAFRVDSPEFYTRYYGFAHQHGDWLKQAVYGLAEWQTEKLKQAQLVAVAGCYPTASQLALKPLVEAGLLDEQQWPVINAISGVSGAGRKASMTTSFCEVSLQPYGVFTHRHQPEIAAHLGIPVIFTPHLGNFPRGILATITCRLKPGVGEEQIKTAFYNAYHNKPLVRVYEKGMPALKSVIGQPFCDIGFAVDGQHIIVVSAEDNLLKGAAAQAVQCMNLRFGFNETQSLL, from the coding sequence ATGCTTGAGACACTTATCGTCGGCGCAAGTGGTTATACCGGTGCAGAACTGGCAGCGTACTTACGCCGTCATCCTGAGATACATATCAAAGGATTGATGGTATCAGCGCAGAGTGCTGATGCGGGAAAAATATTTTCAGATCTGCATCCACAGTTGAAAGGTTTAGTGGATTTGCCGCTTCAACCATTAACTAATGTAGCTGAAGCGGCAAAAGGCGTCGATGTGGTGTTTCTGGCCACGGCTCATGAAGTCAGTCACGATCTTGCACCGCAGTTTTTAGCTGCGGGTTGCGTGGTGTTTGATTTATCAGGCGCTTTTCGGGTCGACTCGCCTGAGTTTTATACGCGTTATTACGGGTTTGCTCATCAACACGGCGACTGGCTGAAACAGGCTGTTTATGGTCTGGCGGAATGGCAAACAGAAAAGCTTAAGCAGGCGCAGTTGGTGGCGGTTGCCGGTTGTTATCCTACTGCATCGCAGTTAGCGCTTAAGCCATTGGTTGAAGCCGGATTATTGGACGAGCAACAATGGCCGGTGATCAACGCGATTAGCGGCGTTAGCGGAGCAGGGCGTAAGGCCAGTATGACGACCAGTTTTTGCGAAGTCAGCCTGCAACCTTATGGCGTGTTCACTCATCGCCATCAGCCAGAAATTGCTGCGCATTTGGGTATTCCGGTGATTTTTACCCCTCACCTTGGCAATTTTCCTCGTGGGATTCTGGCAACCATTACCTGCCGTTTAAAGCCAGGTGTGGGTGAAGAACAGATTAAAACGGCTTTTTACAATGCTTATCACAATAAACCGTTAGTCCGGGTCTATGAAAAAGGGATGCCAGCGCTAAAATCGGTGATTGGTCAGCCGTTTTGCGATATCGGTTTTGCCGTTGATGGTCAACATATTATCGTGGTGTCGGCGGAAGATAATCTGCTGAAAGGTGCCGCTGCTCAGGCCGTACAGTGTATGAATTTACGCTTTGGCTTCAATGAAACCCAGTCCTTACTCTAG
- a CDS encoding argininosuccinate synthase yields MNKSGIKKIVLAYSGGLDTSAIIPWLKENYGDCEVVAFVADIGQERADLEGVEQKALNSGASSCYVVDLREEFIKDYVYPVLQTGALYEGSYLLGTSMARPLIAKAQVELALKLGADAVCHGATGKGNDQVRFETTYAALAPHLKVVAPWREWNLRSREALLAYLKERNIPTTASLEKIYSRDENAWHISTEGGVLETPWNASNKDCWVWTVSPEDAPDQAELVTVTVEKGRVTAVNGKAMSPFKCLEALNELGAKHGVGRIDIVENRLVGIKSRGCYETPGGTIMVTALRGVEQLVLDRDSFKWREQLGLEMAYVVYDGRWFAPLRKSLQAAAESLAQDVNGEVIVKLYKGQATAIQKKSSNSLYSEEFATFGEDEVYDHSHAGGFIRLFSLSGRIRALNELKK; encoded by the coding sequence ATGAATAAGAGCGGTATTAAGAAAATTGTTTTAGCATACTCCGGCGGCCTGGATACTTCTGCGATTATTCCATGGTTAAAAGAGAACTATGGCGACTGTGAAGTGGTTGCGTTTGTGGCTGATATTGGTCAGGAACGTGCGGATCTGGAAGGTGTAGAGCAAAAAGCGCTGAATTCTGGTGCTTCCTCTTGCTACGTTGTTGACCTGCGTGAAGAGTTTATCAAAGACTATGTTTACCCGGTTCTGCAAACGGGTGCACTGTACGAAGGCAGCTATCTGCTGGGTACCTCAATGGCTCGTCCCCTGATTGCTAAAGCTCAGGTTGAACTGGCGTTGAAACTGGGTGCAGATGCCGTGTGTCATGGTGCGACGGGTAAAGGTAACGATCAGGTGCGTTTTGAAACCACCTATGCAGCATTGGCTCCTCATTTGAAAGTGGTTGCGCCATGGCGTGAGTGGAACCTGCGTTCTCGTGAAGCGCTGCTGGCCTATCTGAAAGAGCGTAATATTCCAACCACGGCGTCTCTGGAAAAAATCTATAGCCGTGATGAAAACGCATGGCACATCTCCACAGAAGGTGGTGTATTAGAAACCCCATGGAATGCTTCGAATAAAGATTGCTGGGTGTGGACCGTTTCTCCTGAAGATGCACCGGATCAGGCTGAACTGGTTACCGTAACGGTAGAAAAAGGTCGGGTAACCGCTGTAAACGGTAAAGCGATGAGCCCATTCAAGTGTCTGGAAGCATTGAACGAGCTGGGTGCTAAGCATGGCGTTGGCCGTATCGATATCGTTGAGAACCGTCTGGTTGGTATCAAATCCCGCGGTTGCTATGAAACCCCGGGGGGCACCATTATGGTGACCGCGCTACGTGGCGTTGAGCAACTGGTACTGGATCGCGATAGCTTCAAATGGCGTGAGCAGTTAGGTCTGGAAATGGCCTATGTGGTTTACGACGGTCGTTGGTTTGCACCACTGCGTAAGTCACTTCAGGCTGCCGCTGAGTCGCTGGCGCAGGATGTAAACGGTGAAGTGATCGTTAAGCTGTATAAAGGACAGGCAACGGCGATTCAGAAGAAATCATCCAACAGCCTCTACTCAGAAGAGTTTGCTACCTTTGGTGAAGATGAAGTTTACGATCACAGCCATGCGGGTGGATTCATTCGGTTGTTCTCGCTGTCTGGCCGTATTCGTGCGCTGAATGAGTTGAAGAAGTAG
- the metF gene encoding methylenetetrahydrofolate reductase — protein sequence MSFFHANQREALNQSLAEINGQINVSFEFFPPSNVEMEQTLWQSIDRLKNLKPKFVSVTYGANSGERDRTHSIIKGIKDKTGLDAAPHLTCIDATPEQLREIAKDYWDSGIRSIVALRGDLPAGGGKPNMYASDLVELLKSVGDFDISVAAYPEVHPEAKSAQADLINLKKKIDAGANRAITQFFFDVESYLRFRDRCVATGIDVEIVPGILPVSNFKQLQRFATMTNVRVPQWMSQMFSGLDDDPETRKFVGASIAMDMVKILSREGVKDFHFYTLNRAELSYAICHTLGVRPV from the coding sequence ATGAGTTTTTTTCATGCTAACCAGAGGGAAGCGCTGAATCAGAGCCTGGCAGAGATTAACGGCCAGATTAACGTCTCTTTTGAATTCTTTCCGCCAAGCAATGTGGAAATGGAGCAGACCCTTTGGCAATCCATCGATCGCCTGAAGAATTTAAAGCCTAAGTTTGTGTCTGTGACCTACGGTGCAAATTCTGGCGAGCGTGATCGAACCCACAGCATCATTAAAGGCATTAAAGACAAAACCGGTCTGGACGCGGCGCCTCACCTGACCTGTATCGATGCTACCCCAGAGCAACTAAGAGAAATTGCTAAAGATTACTGGGATAGCGGCATTCGCAGCATTGTGGCATTACGCGGTGATTTACCTGCCGGTGGTGGTAAACCGAATATGTATGCGTCCGATCTGGTTGAGTTGCTGAAAAGCGTTGGTGATTTTGATATTTCCGTTGCGGCCTACCCGGAAGTACATCCTGAGGCAAAAAGCGCACAGGCTGACTTAATTAATCTGAAAAAGAAGATTGATGCAGGTGCTAACCGGGCAATTACCCAATTCTTTTTTGATGTAGAAAGCTATCTGCGTTTCCGCGACCGTTGTGTAGCAACAGGGATTGACGTGGAAATTGTGCCGGGGATTTTGCCAGTATCCAATTTTAAACAACTACAGCGCTTTGCCACCATGACTAACGTGCGTGTTCCACAGTGGATGAGTCAAATGTTCTCTGGTCTGGATGATGACCCTGAAACCCGTAAATTCGTCGGTGCTTCTATTGCTATGGATATGGTGAAGATTCTGAGCCGCGAAGGAGTGAAAGATTTTCATTTTTATACTTTGAATCGGGCGGAACTGAGTTATGCAATTTGTCATACGCTGGGAGTAAGACCAGTTTAA
- a CDS encoding bifunctional aspartate kinase/homoserine dehydrogenase II codes for MTTLGASGLPANRQLHKFGGSSLADSKCYLRVAGIMAEYSREGDMMVVSAAGSTTNQLIKWLQLSQTDRIASHQVQQELRRYQSELINGLLPEQQAAELVKVFIQDLERLAALLDGAMSDAVYAEVVGHGEIWSARLMAALLNQQGMAAEWLDARDFLRAERSAQPQVDEGRSYPLLQQLLTQYPNKRLVVTGFISRNEAGETVLLGRNGSDYSATQIGALAGVVRVTIWSDVAGVYSADPRKVKDACLLPLLRLDEASELARLAAPVLHARTLQPVSGSDIDLQLRCSYQPEQGSTRIERVLASGTGARIVTSHDDVCLIEIQVEAQHDFSQIQKEVERILNRVQVKPLATGVHYDRNLLQLCYTSEVVNSVLQILDDARLPGRLQLREGLALVALVGAGVCKNPLHSHRFYQQLKDQPVEFIWHAEDDISLVAVLRVGPTEHLIQGLHASLFRAEKCIGLVLCGKGNIGSRWLELFAREQKNISARTGFEFILAGVVDSSRSVLDYQGLDASRVLAFFNDEAQTMDDSSLVSWMRDHPFDDLVILDITASEELASKYLDFASYGFHVISANKLAGASSGNEYRQIRDAFAKTGRHWLYNATVGAGLPINYTVRDLRDSGDTILSLSGIFSGTLSWLFLQFDGSIPFSELVEQAWQQGLTEPDPRVDLSGQDVMRKLVILAREAGYDIEPDQVRVESLVAEGAEKGSVDNFFENAEALNHQMLERLEAAREMGLVLRYVARYDANGKARVGVEAVRDDHPLASLLPCDNLFAIESRWYRDNPLIIRGPGAGRDVTAGAIQSDLNRLAKLL; via the coding sequence ATGACTACATTAGGAGCTTCCGGGCTTCCTGCAAATCGTCAGTTGCATAAGTTTGGCGGAAGTAGCCTGGCAGACAGCAAATGCTATCTGCGAGTGGCAGGGATAATGGCAGAATACAGCCGCGAAGGGGACATGATGGTAGTGTCCGCCGCGGGTAGTACCACTAATCAACTGATTAAATGGCTACAGCTTAGCCAGACCGATCGCATTGCCTCTCATCAGGTGCAGCAAGAGTTGCGCCGCTACCAGAGCGAGTTGATTAATGGTCTGTTGCCGGAACAGCAAGCTGCTGAACTGGTTAAAGTCTTTATCCAGGATCTTGAACGATTAGCCGCGCTGCTGGACGGGGCGATGTCCGATGCCGTCTATGCTGAAGTGGTTGGCCATGGTGAAATCTGGTCGGCCCGTTTGATGGCGGCACTGCTGAACCAGCAAGGCATGGCAGCAGAATGGTTGGATGCGCGTGATTTTCTGCGGGCAGAGCGCTCGGCTCAGCCGCAGGTAGATGAAGGTCGTTCTTACCCGCTGTTACAGCAACTGCTCACTCAATATCCGAATAAGCGCCTGGTTGTAACCGGTTTTATTTCCCGTAACGAAGCGGGGGAAACGGTATTGCTGGGACGCAATGGTAGTGACTATTCTGCGACTCAGATTGGTGCACTGGCCGGGGTAGTTAGAGTGACTATCTGGAGTGATGTCGCCGGGGTATATAGCGCTGATCCTCGTAAAGTAAAAGATGCTTGTTTGTTGCCGCTGCTGCGTTTAGATGAAGCCAGCGAGTTGGCTCGTCTGGCGGCTCCGGTACTGCATGCCCGTACTTTGCAACCAGTGTCTGGCAGCGATATCGACCTGCAACTGCGCTGTAGTTATCAGCCAGAACAGGGCTCTACTCGTATTGAACGCGTTCTGGCATCCGGTACCGGCGCCAGAATCGTTACCAGTCATGATGATGTTTGCCTGATTGAAATACAGGTTGAAGCCCAGCACGACTTTTCTCAAATACAAAAAGAAGTAGAACGCATTCTTAATCGGGTGCAGGTTAAACCATTGGCAACCGGAGTTCATTACGACCGTAACCTGCTTCAACTGTGCTATACCTCCGAAGTGGTGAACAGCGTATTGCAAATTTTGGACGACGCCAGATTACCGGGTCGCTTGCAATTGCGGGAAGGGCTGGCATTAGTTGCACTGGTGGGGGCTGGTGTATGTAAGAATCCGTTGCATAGTCATCGCTTTTACCAACAGCTTAAAGATCAGCCAGTGGAGTTTATCTGGCACGCGGAAGATGATATCAGCCTGGTGGCGGTATTGCGCGTTGGGCCAACTGAGCATCTGATTCAGGGGCTGCACGCCAGCCTGTTCCGGGCTGAAAAGTGTATTGGTCTGGTGTTGTGCGGTAAGGGCAATATAGGTTCCCGTTGGTTAGAGCTGTTTGCTCGTGAACAAAAGAATATTTCGGCTCGTACCGGATTTGAATTTATTCTGGCGGGGGTCGTCGACAGCAGCCGCAGTGTGCTCGATTATCAGGGGCTGGATGCCAGCAGAGTACTGGCTTTCTTTAATGATGAAGCCCAAACGATGGATGACAGTTCGTTAGTCAGTTGGATGCGTGACCATCCGTTTGACGATTTGGTGATTCTTGATATTACCGCCAGCGAAGAGCTGGCCAGCAAATATCTGGACTTCGCCAGCTATGGTTTCCACGTTATTAGTGCCAACAAACTGGCTGGTGCATCGTCCGGAAATGAATATCGTCAGATTCGGGATGCATTCGCCAAAACTGGTCGCCACTGGCTGTATAACGCCACCGTAGGGGCTGGATTACCAATTAACTATACGGTGAGGGATTTACGCGACAGCGGCGATACTATTCTCTCCCTGAGTGGCATCTTCTCCGGTACGCTCTCCTGGCTATTTCTGCAGTTTGATGGTTCGATTCCGTTCTCTGAACTGGTGGAACAGGCATGGCAACAAGGGCTTACTGAACCAGACCCGCGGGTTGATCTCTCAGGTCAGGATGTGATGCGTAAGCTGGTGATTCTGGCGCGCGAAGCGGGTTACGACATTGAACCGGATCAGGTTCGGGTTGAATCACTGGTGGCTGAAGGTGCTGAAAAAGGCTCGGTTGATAACTTCTTCGAAAATGCCGAAGCACTCAATCACCAAATGCTGGAACGGTTAGAAGCCGCCAGAGAGATGGGACTGGTTCTGCGCTATGTGGCACGTTATGACGCCAATGGCAAAGCGCGGGTTGGTGTGGAAGCGGTACGGGACGATCATCCTCTGGCTTCATTATTACCATGCGATAACCTGTTCGCCATTGAAAGCCGCTGGTACCGGGATAATCCACTGATTATCCGTGGCCCGGGAGCCGGGCGAGACGTTACCGCCGGCGCAATTCAGTCGGACCTGAACAGGCTGGCGAAATTGCTATAG
- the ppc gene encoding phosphoenolpyruvate carboxylase: MNEQYSAMRSNVSMLGTLLGDTIKDALGEEILDRVESIRKLSKSSRAGNETNRQALLSTLQNLSNDQLLPVARAFNQFLNFANTAEQYHSISSRGEAANNPAVFADLFNKLRQQNITDEAVSKAVDQLSIELVLTAHPTEIARRTMIHKLIEVNNCLSQLDHNDLADYERDQIMRRLRQLVAQSWHTDEIRKIRPTPVDEAKWGFAVVENSLWEGVPAFMREFNDQLVDALGYNLPVEAVPVRFTSWMGGDRDGNPNVTAKITEHVMIYGRWKAAELFLKDIQVLVSELSMSDCTPELRAMAGGDEVQEPYRELMKKLRTQLMSTHSYLSARLNGERVNCPDDMLVDNQQLWEPLYACYQSLQACGMGIIANGQLLDTLRRIGCFGLPLVRIDIRQESTRHSDVLAELTKYLELGDYDEWTEKEKQQFLISELQSKRPLFPRDWQPSAETQEVLDTCKVVAKAPQGSIAAYVISMARTPSDVLAVHLLLKEMGCTFALPVCPLFETLEDLNNANDVMTQLLNIDWYRNFIGGKQMIMIGYSDSSKDAGVLAASWAQYYAQEALIKTCEQAGVDLTLFHGRGGTIGRGGAPAHDALLSQPPGSLKGGLRVTEQGEMIRFKFGLPEITLASLASYASAILEANLLPPPNPKQEWRDIMDELSEFSCKQYRDIVREEPDFVPYFRAATPELELSKLPLGSRPAKRKPNGGVESLRAIPWIFAWTQNRLMLPAWLGAGAALQHAIKNGKQQQLAEMYRDWPFFNTRINMLEMVYAKADLWLAEYYDQRLVDKKLWTLGSKLRSQLAEDISVILKLSNDQKLMEKLPWIAESIALRNVYTDPLNVLQAELLYRSRQQETPDPRVEQALMVTIAGIAAGMRNTG, encoded by the coding sequence ATGAACGAACAATATTCCGCGATGCGAAGTAATGTCAGTATGCTTGGCACCCTTCTAGGCGATACCATTAAAGACGCTTTAGGTGAAGAAATCCTCGATCGGGTGGAAAGCATCCGTAAGCTGTCAAAATCGTCCCGCGCCGGTAATGAGACTAACCGTCAGGCGTTACTCTCTACGCTACAGAACCTGTCTAACGACCAGCTATTGCCCGTTGCCAGAGCGTTTAACCAATTTCTCAACTTTGCCAATACCGCCGAGCAGTACCACAGCATTTCTTCTCGCGGTGAGGCGGCAAATAATCCCGCAGTATTTGCAGATCTATTCAATAAATTAAGACAGCAAAACATTACCGATGAAGCGGTCAGTAAGGCCGTCGATCAGCTATCTATTGAGCTGGTACTTACTGCGCATCCAACGGAAATTGCGCGTCGTACAATGATCCATAAACTGATTGAGGTGAATAACTGCCTGAGTCAGTTAGATCATAACGACCTGGCCGACTATGAACGGGATCAAATCATGCGTCGCCTGCGTCAGTTGGTTGCCCAGTCATGGCATACCGATGAGATCCGTAAGATTCGTCCAACTCCGGTTGATGAAGCTAAATGGGGCTTCGCCGTTGTAGAAAATAGCCTGTGGGAAGGTGTACCTGCGTTTATGCGCGAGTTTAACGATCAGCTGGTTGATGCCCTTGGTTACAACCTGCCGGTTGAAGCTGTGCCGGTGCGTTTTACCTCCTGGATGGGTGGCGACCGCGATGGTAACCCAAACGTTACCGCCAAAATTACTGAACACGTGATGATATACGGTCGTTGGAAAGCGGCAGAACTGTTCCTGAAAGATATTCAGGTACTGGTTTCTGAGTTATCGATGTCTGACTGTACCCCGGAACTACGGGCTATGGCCGGCGGCGATGAGGTTCAGGAACCTTATCGTGAGCTGATGAAGAAGCTACGTACCCAGTTAATGAGTACGCATAGTTATCTGAGCGCCCGCCTGAACGGTGAACGCGTCAATTGCCCGGATGATATGTTGGTTGATAATCAACAGCTTTGGGAGCCGCTCTATGCCTGTTATCAATCTCTGCAAGCCTGCGGCATGGGTATTATTGCCAATGGGCAACTGCTGGATACCCTGCGCCGTATTGGCTGCTTTGGCCTGCCGCTGGTACGTATTGATATTCGTCAGGAGAGCACTCGCCACAGCGATGTTCTGGCAGAGCTCACTAAATATCTTGAGTTAGGCGATTACGACGAGTGGACAGAAAAAGAGAAGCAGCAGTTCCTGATTAGTGAACTGCAGTCAAAAAGACCATTGTTCCCGCGTGACTGGCAGCCAAGTGCTGAAACTCAGGAAGTACTTGATACCTGTAAAGTCGTCGCTAAAGCGCCACAAGGTTCTATTGCTGCTTATGTTATCTCTATGGCTCGTACACCGTCTGACGTTCTGGCCGTACATCTGCTGTTAAAAGAGATGGGCTGTACTTTTGCTTTGCCGGTCTGCCCGCTATTCGAAACGCTGGAAGATTTAAATAACGCCAATGATGTCATGACCCAGTTACTGAATATCGACTGGTATCGCAATTTTATTGGCGGCAAGCAGATGATCATGATTGGTTATTCTGACTCTTCGAAAGATGCTGGCGTGCTGGCAGCCTCATGGGCGCAATATTACGCTCAGGAAGCGCTAATCAAAACCTGTGAACAGGCAGGCGTAGACTTAACGCTATTCCATGGACGTGGCGGTACTATTGGTCGTGGAGGTGCTCCGGCTCACGATGCGCTGCTGTCTCAGCCTCCGGGCTCGTTAAAAGGCGGCCTGCGTGTTACGGAACAGGGCGAAATGATCCGCTTTAAGTTTGGTTTGCCGGAGATTACGCTAGCCAGTCTGGCAAGCTATGCCAGTGCCATCCTCGAAGCTAATCTGCTACCACCGCCAAATCCGAAGCAGGAATGGCGTGACATTATGGATGAGCTGTCGGAGTTCTCCTGTAAACAGTATCGCGATATCGTACGCGAAGAACCGGACTTTGTTCCTTACTTCCGCGCTGCCACACCTGAACTGGAATTAAGTAAGCTACCTCTGGGTTCTCGCCCGGCAAAACGTAAGCCTAATGGTGGAGTAGAAAGCCTGCGAGCCATTCCATGGATTTTCGCCTGGACGCAAAACCGTCTGATGCTGCCAGCCTGGCTGGGTGCCGGTGCAGCGTTACAGCATGCGATTAAAAACGGTAAACAACAGCAGCTGGCAGAGATGTATCGCGACTGGCCGTTCTTCAATACCCGTATCAATATGTTAGAAATGGTTTACGCCAAAGCGGACCTGTGGCTGGCAGAATATTATGACCAGCGTCTGGTGGATAAAAAACTTTGGACGTTAGGTAGTAAGTTACGTAGCCAATTGGCGGAGGATATCAGCGTTATTCTCAAGCTGTCCAACGATCAGAAACTGATGGAAAAACTGCCGTGGATCGCTGAATCAATCGCCTTGCGTAACGTATATACCGATCCATTAAACGTCCTGCAGGCCGAGCTGCTTTATCGTTCGCGCCAGCAAGAAACTCCGGATCCAAGGGTAGAACAAGCCCTGATGGTTACTATTGCCGGAATTGCGGCAGGAATGAGAAATACCGGATAA